In Gammaproteobacteria bacterium, one genomic interval encodes:
- a CDS encoding S1/P1 nuclease codes for MRKSFYLVGVLAGVVSSNCFGFGQTGHRTVGEVASYHLSASAKKAIDEILDGEGLAFAATWPDEMRSSPENKEFWGYDAAANWHFINVNPGETYENSAKNPKGDSYVALNTFVAILENKTIPQGPVASALQKYFGDLTNPKKQKEIKKFALRFLVHIVGDMHQPLHAGYPSDLGGNKIKVKWFGKTTNLHKVWDEELVEEQHLGFTELTRKINNAKASAVKEIQKSKPIDWVHETIQIRTQAYDVDSFKGSFSYDYVYRFVPMIESQMFKGGLRAAALLNRIFK; via the coding sequence ATGCGCAAATCATTTTACCTTGTCGGCGTTTTAGCCGGTGTGGTTTCGTCAAATTGCTTTGGGTTTGGACAGACGGGCCATCGTACCGTGGGCGAGGTGGCGAGTTATCATTTGTCAGCGAGCGCAAAAAAGGCAATTGATGAGATACTGGACGGTGAGGGTTTGGCGTTTGCCGCCACCTGGCCTGATGAGATGCGCTCATCTCCCGAAAACAAAGAATTCTGGGGATACGACGCGGCTGCCAATTGGCATTTCATAAATGTGAACCCAGGTGAGACTTACGAAAATTCGGCTAAGAATCCCAAGGGTGACTCCTATGTTGCTTTGAATACATTTGTCGCCATACTTGAAAACAAGACGATTCCCCAGGGTCCAGTCGCCTCCGCATTACAAAAGTATTTCGGTGATCTCACAAATCCAAAAAAGCAAAAAGAGATTAAAAAATTTGCGCTACGCTTTCTCGTTCATATCGTCGGCGATATGCACCAACCACTCCATGCCGGTTATCCTTCAGATCTGGGCGGCAACAAGATTAAGGTCAAGTGGTTTGGTAAAACCACAAATCTCCACAAAGTATGGGATGAAGAACTTGTCGAAGAACAACATTTGGGTTTTACCGAATTGACTCGAAAGATTAACAATGCGAAGGCTTCTGCAGTCAAGGAAATACAAAAGAGCAAGCCTATCGATTGGGTCCACGAGACAATACAAATACGCACTCAGGCCTATGATGTGGACTCCTTCAAAGGGAGTTTCTCCTACGACTATGTCTACAGGTTTGTTCCGATGATCGAATCGCAAATGTTCAAGGGCGGACTTAGAGCCGCGGCATTGTTGAATCGAATATTTAAATAA
- a CDS encoding DUF2235 domain-containing protein yields the protein MAKNIILCADGTGNKGGYTPDSNVYKMYKAIEIHDKSVSQYTFYDNGVGTSTNKYWRAFTGAIGIGIKHNVMDLYRFLSLNYVPGDKVFLFGFSRGAATIRGFCGFINAVGLVNGKPLSDEQLKDYTCDAFEAYESHRKDPQRAERFRTHRHSHGIIDIHFVGVWDTVSALGFPKRTDRMGITLNILSVVFWCLERLSNLVWPHLFYNYELSKNIKHAYQALAIDDERTAFWPKVWDEVKAGRTPQDVEQVWFSGMHSNVGGGYERQGMANVTMHWMMLRAQQQGLKFKPGFVEGVYQDSNIHGRLYNSRDGFAIYYRYHPRIITRLCEGRLLGNIKVHESTCERLKKRTANYAPFVLPSKCDIVGSDLDAKAKTIDLSEDDERNKQQKIINRGINIRKWLYGGLADLTAFVVAYVVYYSIYDEDDNVSLWSLIMKSITTGDYVSLGKNLIEYHLHAVLLVTLLLLFMWLIRKSAIARMKDAAEDIRSLVVSKLS from the coding sequence ATGGCAAAGAATATCATTTTGTGCGCCGATGGAACCGGCAACAAGGGTGGTTATACACCGGACAGCAATGTCTATAAGATGTATAAGGCCATCGAGATTCATGACAAGTCGGTTTCTCAATATACTTTTTACGATAACGGCGTTGGCACTTCGACCAATAAATATTGGCGCGCCTTCACCGGGGCGATCGGAATCGGTATCAAGCACAATGTCATGGATTTGTACCGCTTTCTTTCGCTGAACTATGTGCCTGGCGACAAGGTGTTTTTATTTGGCTTTAGCCGAGGCGCGGCAACGATACGTGGATTTTGTGGTTTCATCAATGCAGTGGGCCTGGTCAATGGCAAGCCTCTGTCAGACGAACAGTTAAAAGATTATACCTGCGACGCATTTGAAGCCTATGAGTCTCACCGTAAAGACCCGCAACGGGCAGAACGATTTCGCACCCATCGACATTCTCATGGGATTATCGATATTCATTTTGTTGGTGTATGGGACACGGTATCGGCTCTTGGCTTTCCCAAGCGCACCGACAGAATGGGGATTACATTAAATATACTCAGTGTTGTGTTCTGGTGTCTGGAACGACTTAGTAATCTGGTCTGGCCTCATCTCTTTTATAACTACGAATTGTCGAAGAACATCAAACATGCCTATCAAGCGCTGGCAATAGATGATGAACGCACGGCCTTCTGGCCCAAGGTTTGGGACGAGGTAAAGGCAGGGCGTACTCCGCAGGATGTTGAACAGGTATGGTTCTCGGGGATGCATTCAAATGTGGGTGGGGGTTATGAACGTCAGGGTATGGCCAATGTCACTATGCACTGGATGATGCTTAGGGCGCAGCAACAGGGTTTAAAGTTTAAACCGGGATTCGTGGAAGGTGTTTATCAGGATAGTAATATCCACGGGCGTCTATACAATTCCCGTGATGGGTTTGCGATTTATTATCGCTATCACCCACGCATCATTACCAGGCTGTGCGAGGGTAGGCTGTTAGGAAATATCAAGGTCCATGAAAGTACCTGTGAACGTCTGAAAAAACGCACGGCCAATTATGCGCCGTTTGTGTTGCCGAGCAAGTGCGATATTGTCGGTTCTGACCTGGATGCAAAAGCAAAAACGATAGACTTAAGTGAGGACGATGAGCGCAACAAGCAACAGAAAATCATCAATCGTGGAATTAATATACGCAAATGGTTGTATGGCGGGCTTGCCGATCTAACGGCCTTTGTCGTGGCATATGTGGTGTATTACTCGATATATGATGAAGACGACAATGTGAGTCTGTGGAGTCTGATCATGAAGAGCATTACCACAGGCGACTATGTTTCTCTGGGAAAGAATTTGATCGAGTATCATTTGCATGCGGTGTTGTTAGTGACTTTGCTGCTATTGTTTATGTGGTTGATCAGGAAATCGGCAATCGCGCGGATGAAAGATGCCGCCGAAGATATCCGAAGCTTGGTAGTCAGCAAGCTCAGTTAA